A genomic window from Variovorax paradoxus includes:
- a CDS encoding M20 family metallopeptidase, giving the protein MTDYAKLDAWIDAHFDEEVQFLQQLVQVPTDTPPGNNAPHAERTAELLKDFGLDAEKHAVPAQEVKDYGLESITNLIVRRKYGNEGLTVALNAHGDVVPPGEGWTHDPYGGEIVDGSLYGRAAAVSKSDFASFTFALRALEAVAKPTKGSVELHFTYDEEFGGILGPGWLLERGLTKPDLMIAAGFSYEVVTAHNGCLQMEVTVHGKMAHAAVPATGIDALQGAVKILNALYAQNTLYQQVTSKVEGITHPYLNVGRIEGGTNTNVVPGKVVFKLDRRMIPEENPVEVEAAIRKVIADAAAESAGITVEIKRLLLANSMKPLAGNKPLVDAIQKHGGELFGEPIKAMGTPLYTDVRLYVEAGIPGVIYGAGPRTVLESHAKRSDERVVLEDLRRATKVIARTLSDLLA; this is encoded by the coding sequence ATGACCGACTACGCCAAGCTCGACGCCTGGATCGACGCCCACTTCGACGAGGAAGTGCAATTCCTGCAGCAACTGGTGCAGGTGCCCACAGACACGCCACCGGGCAACAACGCGCCGCACGCCGAGCGCACAGCCGAGCTGCTGAAAGACTTCGGCCTCGATGCCGAGAAGCACGCCGTGCCCGCGCAGGAAGTGAAGGACTACGGCCTCGAATCGATCACCAACCTGATCGTGCGCCGCAAGTACGGCAACGAAGGCCTGACGGTCGCGCTCAATGCCCACGGCGACGTGGTGCCCCCGGGCGAAGGCTGGACACACGACCCGTATGGCGGCGAAATCGTCGATGGCAGCCTCTACGGCCGTGCCGCTGCCGTCAGCAAGAGCGACTTCGCCAGCTTCACCTTCGCACTGCGCGCGCTCGAAGCGGTGGCCAAGCCCACCAAGGGCAGCGTCGAGCTGCACTTCACCTACGACGAAGAGTTCGGCGGCATCCTCGGCCCGGGCTGGCTGCTGGAGAGGGGCCTGACCAAGCCCGACCTGATGATCGCGGCCGGCTTCAGCTACGAAGTGGTCACCGCGCACAACGGCTGCCTGCAGATGGAAGTGACGGTGCACGGCAAGATGGCCCACGCCGCCGTGCCGGCCACCGGCATCGACGCTCTGCAAGGCGCCGTGAAGATCCTCAACGCGCTGTATGCGCAGAACACGCTCTACCAGCAGGTCACGTCGAAGGTCGAGGGCATCACGCACCCGTACCTCAACGTCGGCCGCATCGAGGGCGGCACCAACACCAACGTGGTGCCCGGCAAGGTCGTGTTCAAGCTCGACCGCCGCATGATCCCCGAAGAGAACCCGGTCGAGGTCGAAGCCGCGATCCGCAAGGTGATTGCCGATGCCGCCGCCGAGAGCGCGGGCATCACCGTCGAAATCAAGCGCCTGCTGCTCGCCAATTCGATGAAGCCGCTGGCCGGCAACAAGCCGCTGGTCGATGCGATCCAGAAGCACGGCGGCGAACTGTTCGGTGAGCCCATCAAGGCCATGGGCACGCCGCTGTACACCGATGTGCGCCTGTACGTCGAAGCCGGCATTCCAGGCGTGATCTACGGCGCCGGCCCGCGCACGGTGCTCGAATCGCACGCCAAGCGCAGCGACGAGCGCGTGGTGCTCGAAGACCTGCGCCGCGCCACCAAGGTGATCGCGCGCACGCTCAGCGACCTGCTGGCCTGA
- a CDS encoding urate hydroxylase PuuD, with the protein MESYYLDWANLLLRWVHVITAIAWIGASFYFVMLDNSLEKPQDQESLDKGVGGEQWAVHGGGFYNMQKYALAPKKLPDHLHWSYWESYSTWITGFTLFTMSYLWNASTYLIDKSKMDWQPGAAIAVALAFFVVFWMVYDGICQIFGRRKHGDTIVGVLIAIFIAFATWLACQWFAGRAAFLLVGAMMATTMSGNVFFWIIPGQRKNVAALREGKPVDPVHGQRGKQRSVHNTYFTLPVLFAMLSNHYSFTYTHKYNWIVLLLIMLGGAAIRQFFVVRHRFKLGNAGNPLPYALVGIVVLGLTIVWMKPEPVAAPAVAAAAPAVPFKDVQKVLEQRCFMCHGAAVQMKNVRVDSPEQVAAHSQAIYQQVVVTKIMPMNNATGITDEERALISRWFQGGAKTN; encoded by the coding sequence ATGGAAAGCTATTACCTCGACTGGGCCAACCTGCTGCTGCGCTGGGTCCACGTCATCACCGCCATCGCCTGGATCGGCGCCTCCTTCTACTTCGTGATGCTGGACAACAGCCTCGAGAAGCCGCAGGACCAGGAATCGCTCGACAAGGGCGTGGGCGGCGAACAATGGGCCGTGCACGGCGGCGGCTTCTACAACATGCAGAAGTACGCGCTGGCGCCCAAGAAGCTGCCGGACCACCTGCACTGGTCTTACTGGGAGAGCTATTCGACCTGGATCACGGGTTTCACGCTCTTCACCATGTCGTACCTGTGGAACGCGAGCACGTACCTCATCGACAAGTCGAAGATGGACTGGCAGCCCGGTGCGGCCATTGCCGTGGCGCTGGCCTTCTTCGTGGTGTTCTGGATGGTGTACGACGGCATCTGCCAGATCTTCGGCCGGCGCAAGCACGGCGACACCATCGTCGGCGTGCTGATCGCCATCTTCATCGCCTTCGCGACCTGGCTGGCCTGCCAGTGGTTCGCGGGCCGCGCGGCCTTCTTGCTCGTGGGCGCCATGATGGCCACGACCATGAGCGGCAACGTGTTCTTCTGGATCATTCCCGGCCAGCGCAAGAACGTGGCGGCGCTGCGCGAGGGCAAGCCGGTGGACCCGGTGCATGGCCAGCGCGGCAAGCAGCGCAGCGTGCACAACACCTACTTCACGCTGCCGGTGCTGTTCGCGATGCTGAGCAACCACTACAGCTTTACCTACACGCACAAGTACAACTGGATCGTGCTGCTGCTGATCATGCTCGGCGGCGCGGCGATTCGTCAGTTCTTCGTGGTGCGGCATCGCTTCAAGCTGGGCAATGCGGGCAACCCGCTGCCTTACGCGCTGGTCGGCATCGTGGTGCTGGGCCTGACGATCGTCTGGATGAAACCTGAACCCGTGGCCGCGCCCGCGGTGGCTGCCGCCGCGCCCGCCGTGCCGTTCAAGGACGTGCAGAAGGTGCTCGAACAGCGCTGCTTCATGTGCCACGGCGCGGCCGTTCAGATGAAGAACGTGCGCGTCGATTCGCCGGAGCAAGTGGCCGCGCATTCACAGGCGATCTACCAGCAGGTGGTGGTCACGAAGATCATGCCGATGAACAACGCGACCGGCATCACCGACGAAGAGCGGGCCCTCATCAGCCGCTGGTTCCAGGGCGGCGCAAAGACAAACTAG
- the uraH gene encoding hydroxyisourate hydrolase, which produces MGLSTHVLDTMHGGPAAGMEVALYTTDGDAATLVKRFTLNSDGRSDGPLYDNNSLKAGTYRLVFDVAGYFKARGVKLPEPNFLNKVSLDFGVAHTDQHYHVPLLVSPWSYSTYRGS; this is translated from the coding sequence ATGGGCCTGAGCACTCACGTACTGGACACGATGCATGGCGGCCCCGCAGCCGGCATGGAGGTCGCGCTGTACACCACCGACGGCGACGCCGCGACGCTGGTGAAGCGCTTCACGCTGAATTCGGACGGCCGCAGCGACGGACCGCTGTACGACAACAACTCACTGAAGGCCGGCACCTACCGGCTGGTGTTCGACGTGGCGGGTTACTTCAAGGCCCGCGGCGTCAAGCTGCCGGAGCCGAACTTCCTGAACAAGGTGTCGCTGGACTTCGGCGTGGCGCACACCGACCAGCACTACCACGTGCCCCTGCTCGTCAGTCCGTGGAGCTACTCCACGTACCGGGGCTCCTGA
- the puuE gene encoding allantoinase PuuE: MTVYDTTLPYPRDLVGYGRNPPHAQWPGGARVAVQFVLNYEEGGENATLHGDAGSEQFLSEMFNPASFPDRHISMEGIYEYGSRAGVWRILREFEKRGLPLTVFGVGMALERYPELTAAFKELGHEIACHGWRWIHYQNLDEATEREHMRLGMEAIEKLTGERALGWYTGRDSPRTRRLVADYGGFEYDSDYYGDDLPFWMKVQKTDGTVVPQLIVPYTLDCNDMRFALPQGYSHADPFFQYMKDTFDALYAEGDPNGDNSPKMMSIGMHCRLLGRPGRITALQRFLDHIAQHDRVWVCRRLDIARHWKQAHPFETGAIAGAAS; this comes from the coding sequence ATGACCGTCTACGACACCACCCTGCCCTACCCGCGCGACCTCGTCGGCTACGGCCGCAACCCGCCCCACGCCCAATGGCCGGGCGGTGCGCGCGTCGCGGTGCAGTTCGTCCTCAACTACGAAGAAGGCGGCGAGAACGCCACGCTGCACGGCGACGCGGGCTCCGAGCAGTTCCTCTCCGAGATGTTCAACCCGGCGAGCTTTCCCGACCGGCACATCAGCATGGAAGGCATCTACGAGTACGGCTCGCGTGCCGGCGTATGGCGCATCCTTCGCGAGTTTGAAAAGCGCGGCCTGCCGCTCACCGTGTTCGGCGTGGGCATGGCGCTTGAGCGCTACCCCGAGCTGACCGCCGCCTTCAAGGAGCTGGGCCACGAGATCGCCTGCCACGGCTGGCGCTGGATCCACTACCAGAACCTCGACGAAGCCACCGAGCGCGAACACATGCGCCTGGGCATGGAAGCGATTGAAAAGCTCACCGGCGAACGTGCCCTGGGCTGGTACACCGGCCGCGACAGCCCGCGCACGCGCCGCCTCGTGGCCGACTACGGCGGCTTCGAATACGACAGCGACTACTACGGCGACGACCTGCCCTTCTGGATGAAGGTGCAAAAGACCGACGGCACCGTGGTGCCTCAGCTCATCGTGCCCTACACACTCGACTGCAACGACATGCGCTTCGCGCTGCCGCAGGGCTACTCGCACGCCGACCCATTCTTCCAGTACATGAAAGACACCTTCGACGCGCTGTATGCCGAAGGCGACCCGAACGGCGACAACAGCCCGAAGATGATGAGCATCGGCATGCACTGCCGCCTGCTCGGGCGGCCGGGCCGCATCACGGCGCTGCAGCGTTTTCTCGATCACATCGCACAACACGACCGCGTGTGGGTCTGCCGGCGCCTCGACATCGCGCGCCACTGGAAGCAGGCGCACCCCTTCGAAACCGGAGCTATTGCCGGAGCCGCATCATGA
- a CDS encoding GntR family transcriptional regulator — MKNMESSTTRSIVDALTKAIVEHRLQPGTKLAEQKLADHFGVSRTLVRQALFQLSQNKLIRLEPARGAFVAAPAVDEAKQVFAVRRMLEAEMTREFVRTVTPAKIKALKEHVALEKSAVSGEDISGRTELLGDFHVRMAELMGNQVLAQILGELISRCALITLMYQSASAAEHSNDEHADIVKALAARDEERAVRLMTEHLEHVEANLTFDRKVPTNDISLALS; from the coding sequence ATGAAAAACATGGAGTCCTCCACCACCCGTTCGATCGTCGATGCCCTCACGAAGGCCATCGTCGAGCACCGGCTTCAGCCCGGCACCAAGCTGGCCGAGCAAAAGCTGGCCGATCATTTCGGCGTCTCGCGCACGCTGGTGCGCCAGGCGCTGTTCCAGCTGTCGCAGAACAAGCTCATACGCCTTGAACCCGCACGCGGCGCCTTCGTGGCCGCACCGGCCGTCGACGAAGCCAAGCAGGTGTTCGCCGTGCGCCGCATGCTCGAAGCCGAGATGACGCGCGAGTTCGTGCGCACCGTCACGCCCGCCAAGATCAAGGCGCTGAAGGAGCACGTTGCGCTCGAAAAATCCGCCGTGTCCGGCGAAGACATCTCGGGCCGCACCGAGCTGCTCGGCGATTTCCACGTGCGCATGGCCGAGCTCATGGGCAACCAGGTGCTGGCGCAGATCCTGGGCGAACTCATCTCGCGCTGCGCCCTCATCACGCTGATGTACCAGAGCGCCAGCGCGGCCGAGCACTCCAACGACGAGCACGCCGACATCGTGAAGGCGCTGGCCGCGCGCGACGAAGAGCGCGCCGTTCGCCTCATGACCGAACACCTGGAGCACGTCGAGGCCAATCTCACGTTCGACCGCAAGGTGCCCACCAACGACATCTCCCTCGCGCTGTCCTGA
- the xdhC gene encoding xanthine dehydrogenase accessory protein XdhC: MSGAVDQLLARLRHEDAVLVRVESTQGSAPREAGTWMAVWADALTATIGGGQLEFQATKEAREMLAGTRAPFDGIQRYPLGPSLGQCCGGVMFLSYEHVTAADAPRLQRELVAQLKPVALFGGGHVGAALARLLAALPFAVRWIDSRDGVFPDELPAQIDTEHSEPVQDAVAALAPGSRVLIMSFSHAEDLDIVIACLKRLRERNDLPYVGLIGSKTKWATFSHRLEARGFTADELARITCPIGVPGITGKEPEVIAVAVAAQLLQSLG, encoded by the coding sequence ATGAGCGGTGCGGTCGATCAACTGCTGGCACGTCTTCGTCACGAAGACGCGGTGCTGGTGCGCGTCGAATCGACGCAGGGCTCGGCGCCGCGCGAGGCCGGCACCTGGATGGCGGTGTGGGCCGATGCGCTCACGGCCACCATCGGCGGCGGGCAACTCGAATTCCAGGCCACGAAAGAAGCACGCGAAATGCTGGCGGGCACACGCGCGCCCTTCGATGGCATTCAGCGCTACCCGCTGGGCCCGAGCCTGGGACAGTGCTGCGGCGGCGTGATGTTCCTGTCGTACGAGCACGTCACCGCCGCCGATGCGCCAAGGCTGCAGCGCGAACTGGTCGCGCAACTCAAGCCCGTGGCGCTGTTCGGCGGCGGCCACGTGGGCGCGGCACTGGCGCGGCTGCTGGCCGCGTTGCCGTTCGCGGTGCGCTGGATCGACAGCCGCGACGGCGTCTTCCCCGACGAATTGCCCGCGCAGATCGACACCGAACATTCAGAACCCGTGCAGGACGCCGTGGCCGCGCTGGCGCCGGGCAGCCGCGTGCTCATCATGAGCTTCAGCCATGCCGAAGACCTGGACATCGTCATCGCCTGCCTGAAGCGCCTGCGCGAGCGCAACGACCTGCCTTACGTCGGCCTGATCGGCAGCAAGACCAAGTGGGCCACCTTCAGCCACCGGCTCGAGGCGCGGGGCTTCACGGCCGACGAACTGGCCCGCATCACCTGCCCGATCGGCGTGCCCGGCATCACGGGCAAGGAGCCCGAGGTGATCGCTGTGGCGGTGGCGGCACAGTTGTTGCAATCGCTGGGCTGA
- a CDS encoding S-layer protein produces MFILPTALSTPLPFRRTLFSTLAIGTLMLAGCGGGDSSGPAFFPVTPSTPAAVAPVPAPAPAADPGPSAPPGRWTVGDMHIHTMQSDDTQQISTLDQVLAKAFDQFGLDWAALSDHLRLSSYDNNGTKLPAQIPFSEGMAKYQVPRIKALQAGGKYADKTIFASFEWDMPSHDHGNVGILTDNPMSDAALKAASQFEYLFTNRAAALFPAGDVTAWGPKAGVNYDTHAETLAAIAWLKKNYPDTSYLQINHPSRNSGKYTIAQLREMNDLAPNIVFSLEGMVGNQMEPDRGGYTSAYIPANLPSRTYGGVDYLVAKLGGTWDALLSEGRHIWNVADSDYHFTTSQGQYSSGYAPGEYAKNHLWGDVKDPKSLLSALRSGKLFAVNGGLINALDFKVQSAKGAGEMGSDVAAKAGEDLKITIRFKSPERNNFEYQLGSGNFANVKPVVDHIDLIAGDVTGPELAGTPGYARDTNPSTRVLKRFTRNDWKLDADGYFSVSYTVKAGNNQYFRLRGTNLGTDVPNETAAGEPLPDAQTTGTDNVARFNAINVRNYSDLWFYSNPVFVKVAAL; encoded by the coding sequence ATGTTCATTCTTCCGACCGCCCTCTCGACGCCTCTCCCGTTCCGCCGCACGCTGTTTTCCACCCTCGCCATCGGCACGCTCATGCTGGCCGGCTGTGGCGGCGGAGACTCCAGCGGCCCGGCCTTCTTCCCCGTGACGCCCAGCACCCCGGCAGCCGTCGCGCCCGTGCCCGCCCCCGCTCCCGCAGCCGATCCAGGCCCGTCCGCACCGCCCGGCCGCTGGACCGTTGGCGACATGCACATCCACACGATGCAGTCGGACGACACGCAGCAGATTTCCACGCTCGACCAGGTGCTGGCCAAGGCCTTCGACCAGTTCGGGCTCGACTGGGCGGCGCTGTCCGACCACCTGCGCCTGTCTTCCTATGACAACAACGGCACCAAGCTGCCGGCGCAGATTCCGTTCTCGGAAGGCATGGCCAAGTACCAGGTGCCGCGCATCAAGGCGCTGCAGGCCGGTGGCAAGTACGCCGACAAGACGATCTTCGCGTCCTTCGAATGGGACATGCCCTCGCATGACCACGGCAACGTCGGCATCCTGACCGACAACCCCATGTCGGACGCAGCGCTCAAGGCCGCGAGCCAGTTCGAATACCTCTTCACCAACCGCGCCGCCGCGCTCTTCCCGGCCGGCGACGTCACCGCCTGGGGCCCGAAGGCCGGCGTCAACTACGACACGCACGCCGAGACGCTCGCGGCAATCGCCTGGCTCAAGAAGAACTACCCCGACACCAGCTACCTGCAGATCAACCATCCTTCGCGCAACTCCGGCAAGTACACCATCGCCCAGCTGCGCGAGATGAACGACCTCGCGCCGAACATCGTGTTCTCGCTCGAAGGCATGGTCGGCAACCAGATGGAGCCCGACCGTGGCGGCTACACCAGCGCCTACATCCCGGCCAACCTGCCCTCGCGCACCTACGGCGGCGTCGATTACCTCGTCGCCAAGCTTGGCGGCACCTGGGACGCGCTGCTGTCCGAAGGCCGCCACATCTGGAACGTGGCCGACTCCGACTACCACTTCACTACCTCGCAAGGCCAGTACAGCAGCGGCTACGCGCCGGGCGAATACGCGAAGAACCACCTGTGGGGCGATGTCAAGGACCCGAAGTCGCTGCTCTCGGCCCTGCGCTCGGGCAAGCTCTTCGCGGTGAACGGCGGCCTGATCAACGCGCTCGACTTCAAGGTGCAAAGCGCCAAGGGCGCCGGCGAGATGGGCTCGGACGTGGCGGCCAAGGCAGGTGAAGACCTGAAGATCACCATCCGCTTCAAGAGCCCCGAGCGCAACAACTTCGAGTACCAGCTCGGCAGCGGCAACTTCGCCAACGTGAAGCCGGTGGTCGACCACATCGACCTGATCGCCGGCGACGTGACCGGCCCCGAGCTGGCGGGCACGCCGGGCTACGCGCGCGACACCAACCCGTCGACGCGCGTGCTCAAGCGCTTTACCCGCAACGACTGGAAGCTCGACGCCGACGGCTACTTCTCGGTGAGCTACACGGTGAAGGCCGGCAACAACCAGTATTTCCGCCTGCGCGGCACCAACCTGGGAACCGACGTGCCCAACGAAACCGCCGCCGGCGAGCCCTTGCCCGACGCGCAGACCACGGGTACCGACAACGTGGCGCGCTTCAATGCGATCAACGTGCGCAACTACAGCGACCTGTGGTTCTACTCGAACCCCGTGTTCGTGAAGGTCGCAGCGCTCTAA
- a CDS encoding putative bifunctional diguanylate cyclase/phosphodiesterase, producing MIPSAPVPLPTASIDDEVLSRMVRTDQLVTVRRSVLSAIPISVLLSFTAALVALNAGRAFEGMSWLLLSLMVNGLRSYICRWPFAPSPGAEPGSDVLTSPNGRPVEWHLRIAAVMAAVSGCVWALIPFLCDGYSSPHAVFYLTVVCGICAGAVTYGIAYALVPVSFITPALLSVVGCLVYAGGFDNLSLAAMVLLYLAALVRGALQSDRTFREGSRLRNEATAMAAQLRLVHALSLDATQQLAFRASHDSLTGLLNREGFTEAATLHIAAPGGRQHGLLLLDLDGFKAVNDAFGHKVGDRVLQDVARWLQRETADMQAVLGRWGGDEFAVLYSLQDERQAPTAIAQALIRSISFATAHYGGHLGVSIGISVSGDAEIADMISFADEAVYEAKRTGRNRYQVFDKALNQRLATRRDVERDLLHAIEARDIGVWYQPIMNSDGREVHSLEALMRWNHPRHGHIAPEEVIYAAASTGVAEPLLRHLVDEVCLGMRQFEAAGSSLAAVPVAINVSPREMAQLAVDDIVLGMLKTRGVAPRRLQIEITEEVALDTHATRSRLSALSAAGVAIVVDDFGVGYSSLASLRSEYVRQVKIDRSFILDLSSSPGNVVLVDAIVQLGRSLNIQVVAEGVETQDELDALHAMGCRLVQGYHLARPAPLPDVMAWAAARSAPVAVKVV from the coding sequence ATGATCCCCAGCGCGCCCGTCCCCCTGCCCACCGCATCCATCGACGATGAAGTGCTGTCGCGCATGGTGCGCACCGATCAGCTCGTGACGGTGCGCCGCAGCGTTCTCTCGGCCATTCCGATCAGCGTGCTGCTGAGCTTCACTGCGGCGCTGGTCGCCCTCAATGCCGGCCGCGCGTTCGAAGGGATGAGCTGGCTGCTGCTGTCGCTCATGGTGAACGGACTGCGCAGCTACATCTGCCGCTGGCCGTTCGCGCCGTCGCCCGGCGCCGAGCCCGGCAGTGACGTCCTGACCTCGCCAAATGGTCGCCCGGTCGAATGGCACCTGCGCATCGCTGCGGTCATGGCTGCGGTGTCGGGATGTGTGTGGGCCCTCATTCCGTTTCTGTGCGACGGCTACTCATCGCCGCATGCGGTGTTCTATCTCACGGTGGTGTGCGGCATCTGCGCGGGGGCTGTCACCTATGGCATTGCCTATGCGCTCGTTCCCGTCAGCTTCATCACGCCGGCGCTGCTGTCGGTGGTGGGTTGCCTTGTTTATGCAGGCGGCTTCGACAACCTGAGCCTGGCGGCGATGGTGCTGCTGTACCTCGCGGCACTGGTGCGCGGTGCGCTGCAGAGCGACAGGACCTTTCGCGAAGGAAGCCGCCTGCGCAACGAAGCCACAGCCATGGCCGCGCAGCTGCGGCTGGTGCACGCGCTGTCGCTGGACGCCACGCAGCAGTTGGCCTTCCGGGCCTCGCACGATTCGCTCACGGGCCTGCTCAACCGCGAAGGCTTCACCGAGGCGGCGACGCTGCACATCGCCGCACCCGGCGGCCGCCAGCACGGCCTGCTGCTGCTGGACCTCGACGGCTTCAAGGCGGTGAACGACGCCTTCGGCCACAAGGTCGGCGACCGCGTGCTGCAGGACGTGGCACGCTGGCTGCAGCGGGAGACCGCCGACATGCAGGCCGTGCTCGGCCGCTGGGGCGGCGACGAATTCGCGGTGCTCTACAGCCTGCAGGACGAGCGGCAGGCACCTACGGCCATCGCGCAGGCGCTGATCCGTTCGATCTCATTCGCCACGGCGCACTACGGCGGCCACCTGGGCGTGAGCATCGGCATCTCCGTCTCGGGCGATGCCGAGATCGCCGACATGATCAGCTTTGCCGACGAGGCCGTCTACGAGGCCAAGCGCACCGGGCGCAACCGCTACCAGGTCTTCGACAAGGCGCTCAACCAGCGGCTGGCCACGCGCCGGGACGTGGAGCGCGACCTGCTCCATGCCATCGAGGCGCGCGACATCGGCGTGTGGTACCAGCCGATCATGAACAGCGACGGCCGGGAAGTTCACAGCCTCGAGGCATTGATGCGCTGGAACCATCCGCGCCACGGCCACATTGCCCCCGAAGAGGTGATCTACGCTGCAGCGAGCACCGGCGTGGCCGAGCCGCTGCTGCGGCATCTGGTCGACGAGGTCTGCCTGGGCATGCGCCAGTTCGAGGCCGCAGGCTCCAGCCTGGCCGCCGTGCCGGTTGCCATCAATGTCTCGCCGCGCGAGATGGCGCAGCTGGCGGTCGACGACATCGTGCTCGGCATGCTGAAGACGCGCGGCGTGGCACCGCGCCGGCTGCAGATCGAGATCACGGAAGAGGTGGCGCTCGACACCCATGCCACGCGCAGCCGGCTGAGCGCGCTGTCGGCCGCGGGCGTGGCAATCGTGGTCGACGACTTCGGCGTGGGTTATTCGTCGCTGGCGTCGCTGCGCAGCGAGTACGTGCGGCAGGTGAAGATCGACCGCAGCTTCATCCTCGACCTGTCGTCCTCGCCGGGCAACGTGGTGCTGGTGGACGCCATCGTCCAGCTCGGCCGCTCGCTGAACATCCAGGTGGTTGCCGAAGGCGTGGAAACGCAGGACGAGCTGGATGCCCTGCACGCGATGGGCTGCCGGCTGGTGCAGGGCTATCACCTGGCGCGGCCCGCGCCGCTGCCCGATGTGATGGCGTGGGCCGCGGCGCGCTCGGCGCCCGTGGCCGTCAAGGTCGTCTGA
- the uraD gene encoding 2-oxo-4-hydroxy-4-carboxy-5-ureidoimidazoline decarboxylase, producing MSLTIAQLNAAVPAAAVALLDGIYEHSPWIPQRALAARPFRSLAHLKHALVQALAASSADEQIGLIRAHPELAGKAMVSKTLTAESTNEQSKAGLTDCTPEEFAKIQQLNADYNAKFGFPFILAVRGPRGTGLPKREIIDTFARRLYNHPDFELGEALRNIHRIAEIRLDDKFAADVTLGNDVWDWQEQLSVHTDPGYAEKGQLTVTYLTDAHRACAAQISALMRDVGFDSVHIDAVGNVVGRYEGSTPGAKTLLTGSHYDTVRNGGKYDGRLGIFVPMACVRELKRQNKRLPFAFEVVGFAEEEGQRYKATFLGSGALIGHFDQRWLDQKDADGVTMREAMQHAGLKQEDIPKIQRDPARYLGFVEVHIEQGPVLTELDLPLGIVTSINGSVRYVGEVIGMASHAGTTPMDRRRDAAAAVAELILYTEQRAAKDGDSVGTVGMLEVPSGSINVVPGRCKFSLDLRAPNNAQRDALATDVVNALKDICERRGVRYELEETMRASAAPSAPAWQQRWEKAVDALGIPLFRMPSGAGHDAMKLHEVMPQAMLFVRGINSGISHNPLESSTNDDIQLAVQAFQLLLENLAAEQAH from the coding sequence ATGAGCCTCACCATCGCCCAACTCAACGCCGCGGTGCCGGCCGCAGCCGTCGCGCTGCTCGACGGCATCTATGAGCACTCGCCCTGGATCCCTCAGCGCGCCCTGGCCGCACGCCCGTTCCGCTCGCTCGCGCATCTCAAGCATGCGCTCGTGCAGGCGCTGGCCGCTTCGTCGGCCGACGAGCAGATCGGCCTGATCCGCGCCCACCCCGAACTCGCCGGCAAGGCCATGGTCAGCAAGACGCTGACGGCCGAATCGACCAACGAGCAGAGCAAGGCCGGCCTGACCGACTGCACGCCCGAGGAGTTCGCAAAGATCCAGCAGCTCAACGCCGACTACAACGCGAAGTTCGGCTTCCCGTTCATCCTCGCGGTGCGCGGCCCGCGCGGCACGGGGCTGCCCAAGCGCGAGATCATCGACACCTTCGCGCGCCGGCTGTACAACCACCCCGACTTCGAACTCGGCGAGGCGCTGCGCAACATCCATCGCATCGCGGAGATTCGCCTCGACGACAAGTTCGCCGCCGACGTCACGCTCGGCAACGACGTGTGGGACTGGCAGGAGCAGCTCTCGGTACACACCGACCCGGGCTATGCCGAGAAGGGCCAGCTCACCGTCACCTACCTGACCGATGCGCACCGCGCCTGCGCCGCGCAGATCAGCGCGCTGATGCGCGACGTGGGCTTCGACTCGGTGCACATCGACGCGGTCGGCAACGTGGTCGGCCGCTACGAAGGCTCGACACCCGGCGCCAAGACCCTGCTCACCGGCTCGCACTACGACACCGTGCGCAACGGCGGCAAGTACGACGGCCGCCTGGGCATCTTCGTGCCGATGGCCTGCGTGCGCGAACTCAAGCGGCAGAACAAGCGCCTGCCCTTCGCCTTCGAGGTGGTGGGCTTCGCCGAGGAAGAAGGTCAGCGCTACAAGGCGACCTTCCTCGGCTCGGGCGCGCTCATCGGCCACTTCGACCAGCGCTGGCTCGACCAGAAGGACGCCGACGGCGTCACCATGCGCGAGGCCATGCAGCACGCAGGCCTGAAGCAGGAAGACATCCCGAAGATCCAACGCGACCCGGCACGCTACCTCGGCTTCGTCGAAGTGCACATCGAACAGGGCCCGGTGCTCACCGAGCTCGACCTGCCGCTGGGCATCGTCACCTCCATCAACGGCAGCGTGCGCTACGTGGGCGAAGTGATCGGCATGGCCAGTCACGCCGGCACCACGCCCATGGACCGCCGCCGCGACGCCGCGGCCGCCGTGGCCGAGCTGATCCTCTACACCGAGCAGCGCGCCGCAAAAGACGGCGACTCGGTCGGCACCGTCGGCATGCTCGAAGTGCCCAGCGGCTCGATCAACGTGGTGCCGGGCCGCTGCAAGTTCAGCCTCGACCTGCGCGCGCCCAACAACGCGCAGCGCGACGCGCTGGCCACCGACGTGGTCAACGCGCTGAAAGACATCTGCGAGCGCCGCGGCGTGCGCTACGAGCTCGAAGAAACCATGCGCGCCTCCGCCGCGCCCAGCGCGCCCGCCTGGCAGCAGCGTTGGGAAAAGGCCGTCGATGCGCTGGGCATTCCGCTCTTCCGCATGCCCAGCGGCGCCGGCCACGACGCGATGAAGCTGCACGAGGTGATGCCGCAGGCCATGCTGTTCGTGCGCGGCATCAACTCGGGCATCAGCCACAACCCGCTCGAATCGAGCACCAACGACGACATCCAGCTCGCAGTGCAGGCCTTCCAACTGCTTCTGGAAAACCTCGCCGCCGAACAAGCCCACTGA